One Qiania dongpingensis genomic window carries:
- a CDS encoding dicarboxylate/amino acid:cation symporter produces the protein MKKRKLGLLVKLLLGILTGTLLGSLGHLLNIQDSMAFEGFVSLYVTFTSLFSTFLSFIIPLLIVSFVAAGLADLGKKANKLFGVTLLLAYASTVIAGFASFLAGKALLPSLIREITGVEAASKTFEALFTIEAEPVFGVMTALILAFLLGLGMANSKGTTLLKVIKDLQEIISKTLNKVIIPLIPVYVAGLFCKIAAEGKLIQTIQMFVKLFIMILVFQWLYIGLQFLISSLVCKENKFKNLKNAAPAYFTALGTQSSASTIPVNLESAKKNGVAGDIADFVIPLCATIHLAGDTICLVLGAMGIMIANGMNPTLGMFTPFILMLGITMVAAPGVPGGGVMAALGLITSMLGFTEPMSQLIISLHFSQDSFGTACNITGDQAIAFIVDKVDRRSNSQIPENRAQIR, from the coding sequence ATGAAAAAACGCAAGCTGGGACTTTTGGTAAAGCTCCTGCTGGGTATTCTTACGGGTACTCTGCTGGGCTCGCTCGGGCATCTCCTGAACATCCAGGATTCCATGGCATTTGAAGGTTTCGTCAGTTTGTATGTGACCTTTACGTCATTATTCAGTACCTTCTTAAGCTTTATCATCCCTCTGCTGATCGTATCGTTTGTGGCCGCGGGCCTGGCAGACCTTGGGAAAAAAGCCAATAAGCTGTTTGGCGTCACCTTGCTTTTAGCTTATGCATCCACTGTCATCGCGGGGTTCGCTTCTTTTTTGGCGGGCAAAGCTCTCCTTCCTTCTCTTATAAGAGAAATCACCGGAGTAGAAGCAGCTTCAAAGACCTTTGAAGCATTATTTACCATAGAAGCCGAACCGGTATTTGGCGTTATGACCGCGCTGATCCTCGCTTTTCTCCTGGGACTGGGTATGGCGAACAGTAAAGGAACGACACTATTGAAGGTCATAAAAGACCTTCAGGAGATTATAAGCAAGACCTTAAATAAAGTGATCATACCATTGATTCCCGTATATGTAGCCGGCCTGTTCTGCAAGATTGCCGCAGAAGGAAAGCTGATCCAGACGATACAGATGTTCGTAAAGCTGTTTATTATGATCCTGGTATTCCAGTGGCTGTATATCGGGCTTCAGTTTCTGATATCCTCTCTGGTCTGTAAAGAAAATAAATTTAAAAATCTGAAAAATGCGGCGCCGGCTTATTTTACGGCGCTGGGAACTCAGTCCTCTGCTTCAACAATTCCTGTGAATCTGGAGAGCGCCAAGAAAAATGGCGTGGCCGGCGACATTGCAGATTTTGTCATTCCTCTTTGCGCGACGATTCATCTGGCAGGAGATACGATTTGCCTGGTCCTCGGCGCCATGGGCATTATGATCGCCAATGGAATGAATCCTACCCTTGGCATGTTCACTCCCTTTATATTGATGCTGGGAATCACTATGGTGGCGGCGCCCGGAGTCCCCGGAGGCGGAGTGATGGCGGCTCTCGGCCTTATCACCTCTATGCTCGGTTTTACGGAGCCCATGTCTCAGCTGATCATATCCCTGCATTTTTCCCAGGACAGCTTCGGGACCGCCTGTAATATTACGGGAGATCAGGCTATCGCTTTCATAGTGGACAAGGTGGACAGGAGAAGCAATTCGCAGATACCGGAAAACAGAGCGCAGATAAGATAG
- the trxA gene encoding thioredoxin — protein MAKIFQQDNFEEEVLKSDIPVLVDFYAEWCGPCKMLGPVIEDLAVEYEGKVKIGKVNVDLAEELAMRYQVQSVPTLILFKNGQVVKRLSGALPKARLISEFSLA, from the coding sequence ATGGCAAAAATATTTCAGCAGGACAATTTTGAAGAAGAGGTATTGAAATCTGATATTCCCGTATTAGTGGATTTTTATGCGGAGTGGTGCGGACCTTGCAAAATGCTTGGCCCGGTGATCGAGGATCTGGCAGTGGAGTATGAAGGAAAGGTAAAGATTGGCAAGGTCAATGTGGATCTGGCAGAAGAACTGGCCATGCGTTATCAGGTACAGTCTGTGCCCACCTTGATTCTTTTTAAGAATGGACAGGTTGTCAAGAGGCTGTCAGGCGCCCTTCCAAAAGCCCGGCTGATTTCAGAGTTTTCCTTGGCGTAA
- the trmB gene encoding tRNA (guanosine(46)-N7)-methyltransferase TrmB gives MRLRNVKGARDVLTENPYVVNDPERNKGSWGAVFGNQNPIYIEIGMGKGRFLLKQAELHPEINFVGIEMYASVLVRAVQKAVGSSLEDGVSAVSRGGLTEETQNAGMGSAEKIANLRFLNVQAEYLENIFSPEEVSHIYLNFSDPWPKARHAKRRLTSPAFLSRYEKILKENGCVEFKTDNRELFEFSLESVEESGWRLLINTFDLHKDAKLSAGNVMTEYEQKFSEKGHPICKLVAQRKSS, from the coding sequence ATGAGGCTGAGAAATGTGAAGGGCGCAAGAGACGTGCTGACAGAAAATCCGTATGTGGTGAATGATCCGGAGCGAAATAAGGGAAGCTGGGGAGCCGTCTTCGGGAATCAGAATCCAATCTATATAGAAATCGGCATGGGGAAGGGCAGGTTTCTTTTGAAGCAGGCGGAGCTTCATCCCGAAATTAATTTTGTCGGCATAGAGATGTATGCCAGTGTACTGGTGCGGGCGGTTCAAAAAGCGGTAGGGAGCAGCCTGGAGGACGGAGTGTCAGCGGTATCACGCGGAGGACTGACTGAGGAGACACAGAACGCCGGAATGGGCTCCGCGGAAAAAATCGCAAATCTTCGATTTCTAAACGTGCAGGCAGAGTATCTGGAAAACATATTTTCCCCTGAAGAAGTATCCCATATCTATCTTAATTTCTCGGACCCGTGGCCAAAGGCGCGTCACGCGAAACGAAGGCTGACTTCTCCTGCGTTCTTGTCCAGATATGAAAAGATATTAAAAGAAAACGGATGTGTGGAATTTAAAACTGACAACCGGGAATTGTTCGAATTCTCTTTGGAATCGGTGGAGGAATCCGGCTGGAGGCTCTTGATAAACACCTTTGATCTACATAAAGATGCAAAATTGTCCGCTGGAAATGTGATGACAGAATATGAACAGAAGTTCTCTGAAAAGGGACATCCTATTTGCAAGCTGGTTGCACAACGGAAGAGTTCGTGA
- a CDS encoding D-alanyl-D-alanine carboxypeptidase family protein, with translation MKKLYRALCLIFAAFFLCFSNMEWTSLAADASQQEAGPSTISTWPQGPELLGEAGILIDARTGTVLFAKNADEALYPASITKLMTALLTLENASLSDVVTFSREAVFSIEADSSNIAVTEGEQLTVEQCMYALLLQSANEVANGLAEHVAGGMDAFAEMMNNRAAQLGCTNTHFVNAHGLHNENHYTTCHDMALIMKALVHNDTFIRICAAAKYTIEPTNKQPESRYLVQKHKMLCDSEYAYEGTVAGKTGYTPEAGNTLVTYAVRGDMELIAVSMKTNWTHYDDTIAMFDFGFNNFTAYNMAEAKETSGSSSDFLSSSQGVFDTSSASLELSSDSWIILPNNMSLNDVESSLTLSTASASNVLADITYSYQGVRLGSGSLLLIDSADKHFDFKEHETAQSSSSAKEKPSQNSTLFINVWILLAVILCGAVIYFLVLFIRRQRAMKRSVIKVRNSRKASMRGHRRRQNVLRSRNKNLNRR, from the coding sequence ATGAAAAAATTGTACCGGGCACTATGCCTGATTTTTGCTGCTTTCTTCCTATGCTTTTCTAATATGGAATGGACAAGTCTGGCAGCAGATGCTTCCCAACAGGAAGCCGGTCCCAGCACCATTTCTACCTGGCCTCAGGGTCCGGAGCTTCTGGGGGAAGCAGGCATTCTGATTGATGCCCGCACCGGAACGGTGCTCTTTGCCAAAAATGCAGATGAAGCGCTTTATCCCGCCAGCATCACAAAACTCATGACCGCACTTTTGACCCTGGAAAACGCCTCTCTGTCCGATGTCGTCACCTTTTCCAGAGAAGCCGTTTTCAGCATTGAAGCCGACTCCAGCAACATCGCCGTCACGGAAGGAGAACAGCTGACTGTAGAACAGTGCATGTACGCGCTCCTGCTCCAATCTGCCAATGAAGTGGCCAACGGCCTGGCCGAGCATGTGGCCGGAGGTATGGACGCCTTCGCAGAAATGATGAACAACCGAGCTGCTCAGCTGGGCTGCACCAACACGCATTTTGTAAATGCCCATGGGCTTCACAACGAAAATCATTATACCACCTGTCATGATATGGCGCTCATTATGAAGGCTCTTGTGCACAACGATACCTTTATCCGAATCTGTGCGGCCGCCAAATACACGATTGAGCCGACAAACAAACAGCCCGAATCCCGGTATCTGGTACAGAAGCATAAAATGCTCTGTGATTCCGAATATGCCTATGAAGGGACCGTAGCCGGAAAAACCGGTTATACCCCGGAGGCCGGCAATACTCTCGTCACCTATGCTGTCCGCGGAGATATGGAGCTGATTGCCGTCTCCATGAAGACCAATTGGACCCATTACGATGATACGATAGCCATGTTTGATTTTGGCTTTAATAACTTTACAGCATACAATATGGCTGAAGCTAAAGAGACCTCCGGCAGCAGCAGCGATTTTCTCTCTTCATCCCAAGGAGTTTTCGACACCTCCTCCGCATCCTTAGAACTGAGCAGCGACAGCTGGATCATCCTGCCCAATAATATGAGCCTGAACGACGTGGAGAGCAGTCTGACTCTCAGCACCGCCTCTGCCTCCAATGTACTGGCAGATATCACCTATTCTTATCAGGGCGTCCGCCTCGGATCCGGCTCACTTCTGCTCATCGACAGCGCCGATAAGCATTTTGATTTTAAAGAACACGAAACGGCCCAGAGCTCTTCTTCTGCCAAAGAAAAGCCCTCCCAAAACAGTACGCTGTTCATCAATGTCTGGATTCTGCTGGCCGTGATCCTATGCGGAGCCGTAATCTATTTCCTGGTCCTGTTCATACGGAGACAGAGAGCGATGAAACGGAGTGTGATCAAGGTCCGTAACTCCAGAAAAGCTTCCATGCGGGGGCACCGGAGGCGGCAGAATGTCCTTCGCAGCAGAAATAAGAATCTGAACCGCCGTTAA
- a CDS encoding 3'-5' exonuclease: MHYIVLDLEWNQSPRGKAGKRTGMPFEIIEIGAVKLDGEMRTVEVFNEVIKPAVYRQLHYKTKEILHMDIQELEKARKFQDVIGDFFKWCGDDYIMCTWGSMDLTELQRNLAFFKVENPMGKPLLYYDVQKLFSLLYEDGKSRRSLKDAVEYLEIEEDIPFHRAFDDTLYTVKIMQRMDLDAVRKYVSVDYFRLPDKKEEEIYIVFGRYAKYVSRVFATREKAMADKGAVSTKCYRCGKALRKRIRWFPVNAKTYLCLAYCPEHGYMKGKLRLKKAEAGGVFVVKTLKLISESDAEAVQMKKLEMSKKRKESKASSPASDSPEPQFLKASSPLRADAQLQSSLPLK, from the coding sequence TTGCATTATATTGTTCTCGACCTGGAATGGAATCAGAGTCCAAGGGGAAAAGCGGGAAAACGGACAGGGATGCCCTTTGAGATCATTGAAATAGGAGCGGTGAAACTGGACGGGGAGATGCGTACCGTAGAGGTGTTTAACGAAGTGATCAAGCCGGCCGTGTACCGCCAGCTTCACTATAAAACAAAGGAAATCCTCCATATGGACATACAGGAATTGGAAAAGGCCAGAAAATTCCAGGATGTCATCGGAGATTTTTTTAAATGGTGCGGAGATGACTATATTATGTGCACCTGGGGTTCCATGGATCTGACGGAGCTTCAGAGGAATCTTGCGTTTTTTAAGGTGGAAAATCCGATGGGGAAGCCGCTTCTTTATTACGATGTGCAGAAGCTGTTCAGCCTTCTGTACGAAGACGGAAAAAGCCGCCGTTCCTTGAAGGATGCGGTAGAGTATCTGGAGATTGAAGAGGATATTCCCTTTCATCGCGCTTTTGATGATACGCTGTATACGGTCAAGATCATGCAGAGAATGGATCTGGATGCCGTGCGGAAGTATGTATCTGTGGATTATTTCAGACTTCCGGATAAAAAGGAAGAGGAGATCTATATCGTATTTGGCCGATATGCAAAATATGTTTCCAGGGTATTTGCGACCAGGGAAAAGGCGATGGCCGATAAGGGGGCTGTTTCCACAAAATGTTATCGCTGCGGCAAAGCTCTGAGGAAACGGATTCGCTGGTTCCCGGTCAACGCAAAGACGTATCTTTGCCTGGCATATTGCCCGGAGCACGGTTATATGAAGGGAAAGCTCAGGCTTAAGAAAGCAGAAGCCGGAGGGGTCTTTGTGGTAAAAACGCTGAAGCTGATCTCAGAATCAGACGCCGAGGCCGTTCAGATGAAAAAGCTGGAGATGTCAAAGAAGAGGAAAGAGAGCAAAGCGAGCAGTCCCGCCTCAGACTCTCCTGAGCCTCAATTTTTGAAAGCTTCCTCACCTTTGCGCGCTGATGCACAGCTGCAGAGCAGCCTTCCTCTAAAATAA
- a CDS encoding metal-sensing transcriptional repressor, producing MHTHTHIHIGEDGQVIEHTHGEGECGHPNHGHTHTNTKAVLNRLSRAIGHLESIKRMVEEGRDCSEVLIQLSAVKSAINNTGKVILQDHIEHCIVDAVESGDHEALEELSKAIDRFVK from the coding sequence ATGCATACGCATACCCATATTCATATAGGGGAAGACGGACAAGTCATTGAGCATACTCATGGAGAGGGAGAGTGCGGCCATCCTAATCATGGGCACACCCATACAAACACAAAGGCGGTACTTAATCGCCTGAGCCGTGCCATCGGCCATCTGGAATCCATAAAACGGATGGTGGAGGAAGGAAGAGACTGCAGCGAGGTGCTGATACAGCTGTCTGCAGTTAAATCAGCTATCAATAATACCGGAAAAGTGATCTTGCAGGATCATATCGAGCATTGTATTGTGGATGCGGTAGAATCAGGGGACCACGAAGCCCTGGAAGAGCTCAGCAAAGCCATTGACCGTTTTGTGAAATAA
- a CDS encoding GGDEF domain-containing protein yields the protein MSADSNIQAIREEYRKINEKWLHLHFKIIVGLASFSVIMEIVMFFILSSMEQISASASVYVLKYILIPVTLNVLCIISGLTALRLRRLSVSSRQYILSLTFVVNCFIVFSIHNIFTSLYLIFAIPILLTLIYASYRLTSVTAAFSLAAEIISECFISWDPDKITIFHDELLLANFVLSLYVLLCFYLVSLIIIRFLKEKNTVSINKELERFELQQKLLRDHMTGLYNRTALQNSLCTAVSDISGSAYIFAMADLDDFKTVNDTMGHVVGDKCLKFLGTMLDQCSPDVTSYRYGGDEFSLLFKNHTMETALDVCSKIQDRLASAKNVTEIPPLSVSFGLTHCIPGTSATQLIKNADTALYQAKKQKNSICIYEDVSVSNH from the coding sequence ATGTCCGCTGACAGTAACATTCAAGCCATACGAGAAGAATACCGGAAGATTAATGAAAAATGGCTTCATCTGCATTTCAAGATCATTGTAGGGCTGGCGTCCTTTTCCGTTATCATGGAGATCGTCATGTTCTTTATTTTAAGTTCCATGGAACAAATCAGTGCCAGCGCCTCTGTTTATGTGCTGAAATATATTCTGATTCCTGTGACGCTGAACGTCCTCTGCATCATCTCTGGACTTACGGCCCTCCGCCTGCGCCGGCTGTCCGTCTCTTCCAGACAATACATACTGTCACTTACCTTTGTCGTGAACTGCTTTATCGTATTTTCCATACATAATATTTTTACATCCCTTTATCTAATCTTCGCTATTCCTATTTTATTGACCTTGATTTATGCCAGCTACCGGCTGACCTCTGTCACCGCAGCTTTTTCTCTGGCTGCAGAAATAATTTCCGAATGCTTTATTTCATGGGATCCTGACAAAATAACCATTTTTCATGACGAGCTCTTGCTGGCCAACTTTGTTCTTTCTCTGTACGTGCTGCTGTGCTTCTACCTTGTCTCCCTGATCATCATCCGGTTTCTGAAGGAAAAGAACACCGTCAGCATCAACAAGGAGCTGGAACGGTTTGAACTGCAGCAAAAGCTTCTCCGTGATCATATGACCGGCCTGTACAACCGTACTGCGCTTCAGAATTCGCTCTGCACCGCGGTCAGTGATATTTCAGGCAGCGCCTATATTTTTGCAATGGCAGACCTGGATGACTTCAAAACTGTCAATGATACCATGGGTCACGTTGTGGGAGACAAATGTCTTAAGTTTCTCGGAACCATGCTGGACCAATGTTCTCCCGATGTGACCTCCTACCGGTACGGCGGAGATGAATTCAGCCTTTTGTTCAAAAATCACACCATGGAAACCGCCCTCGATGTCTGCTCCAAAATTCAGGACCGTCTGGCTTCTGCAAAAAACGTTACGGAAATTCCGCCGCTGTCTGTCAGTTTCGGTCTCACCCACTGCATACCGGGGACATCCGCCACCCAGTTAATCAAAAACGCGGATACAGCCTTATATCAGGCCAAAAAGCAAAAGAATTCCATCTGTATCTATGAAGACGTCTCCGTATCTAATCATTGA
- a CDS encoding recombinase family protein produces the protein MNTYGYVRVSTKDQHTDRQLIALSKYQIPKRNLYIDKQSGKDFNRPAYKKLLRRIKKDDLLIIKSIDRLGRNYDEIIEQWHLITKEKGTDIKIIDMPLLDTTRSKDILGTFIADLVLQVLSFCAHSERENIHQRQMEGIRAAKARGVRFGKLPLSLPDDFTQTVRKWKRKELTEAEALAHLHISRSSFFKYIKVLKL, from the coding sequence ATGAATACATATGGCTATGTACGTGTGTCCACCAAGGATCAGCATACGGACCGGCAGCTGATCGCCTTATCCAAATATCAAATTCCAAAGCGAAATCTTTACATTGATAAACAAAGCGGCAAGGATTTCAACCGTCCGGCTTACAAAAAACTTCTAAGGCGCATAAAAAAAGACGATCTGCTGATCATTAAATCCATAGACCGTCTTGGGCGCAATTATGATGAGATCATCGAACAATGGCATCTGATAACCAAGGAAAAGGGAACCGACATCAAAATCATCGATATGCCGCTGCTGGATACTACTCGGAGCAAAGATATCCTGGGCACTTTTATCGCGGACCTGGTACTTCAGGTGCTCAGTTTCTGCGCCCATTCGGAACGTGAGAACATCCATCAACGACAGATGGAAGGAATCCGTGCCGCGAAAGCCCGTGGTGTCCGGTTCGGAAAGCTCCCCCTGTCGCTGCCGGACGACTTCACTCAGACTGTCCGAAAATGGAAACGGAAAGAGCTGACAGAAGCGGAAGCTCTGGCGCATCTGCACATCAGCAGAAGCAGTTTTTTTAAATATATCAAGGTTTTGAAACTCTGA
- a CDS encoding glutathione peroxidase, giving the protein MNIYDFSVKTAGGKSVPLSRYEGQILLVVNTASKCGFTPQYEELERLYQSYKDQGLQILAFPCNQFHGQEPGSDDSIQSFCSLTYGVTFPVMAKIDVNGPNASGLYRYLTSHTDFKGFDHSHPLSGRLEEILEKEAPDYKKTGDIKWNFTKFLIGRDGEIRSRFEPTAPIHVIKEEIESLLKS; this is encoded by the coding sequence ATGAACATTTATGATTTTTCAGTAAAGACGGCTGGCGGAAAATCTGTCCCTCTTTCCCGCTATGAGGGGCAGATTCTGCTCGTTGTGAATACAGCCAGCAAATGCGGGTTCACTCCGCAATACGAAGAACTGGAGAGGCTATACCAGTCCTATAAAGACCAGGGGCTCCAGATATTGGCATTTCCCTGCAACCAGTTCCACGGTCAGGAGCCCGGATCTGATGACAGTATACAGTCCTTCTGCAGCCTTACCTATGGAGTCACCTTTCCGGTCATGGCAAAAATCGATGTGAACGGTCCAAATGCCTCCGGTCTCTACCGATATCTGACTTCTCATACAGATTTCAAGGGATTTGACCACAGTCATCCGCTTTCCGGGCGTTTGGAAGAAATACTGGAGAAAGAGGCGCCTGATTACAAGAAAACCGGCGATATCAAATGGAACTTCACAAAGTTTCTAATTGGAAGGGACGGCGAAATCCGGTCACGATTCGAGCCTACCGCGCCTATTCATGTAATAAAAGAAGAAATAGAATCCCTGCTCAAAAGCTAA
- a CDS encoding helix-turn-helix transcriptional regulator — MARNIAIKVARAEKDMTQTALAAAVGISRQTMNAIEQGEYNPTIRLCRAICKVLGKTLDELFGEDDRHEQ, encoded by the coding sequence GTGGCAAGAAATATTGCGATAAAGGTTGCCAGGGCTGAGAAGGATATGACTCAGACTGCGCTGGCCGCGGCGGTCGGCATTTCACGCCAGACGATGAATGCCATCGAGCAGGGAGAATATAATCCGACCATAAGGCTTTGCCGCGCAATCTGTAAAGTGCTAGGAAAAACGTTGGATGAATTGTTTGGGGAGGATGACCGGCATGAACAATAA